In Nitrospirota bacterium, the genomic window TTCTCAGCACATATCTTGCCTTACCGTAATTACCATCAGGCTTCACAACAAGGGCAAGATAATAGTCCTCTGTAATCCTTCTCATTATAATTCCACAGACGTCAGCTATAAGCAGAAACTCCCTGGCCTGCCCAAGCTGCAGATCCCGGGATGCCGTCTCAATATCCTTCATCAATGCTGAGGCCTCAGCAGAAAGGACACTGAAATCAAGCAGCCTCTCCACCACGTATTCCTCAACAGGAATACCGTCCGAGGCAAGTATCATCGCCGCTACAGCCCCGTCAACCCTGTCAGTTGCCTCTTTAAGAACTTCCGAAAAATTCATCCCCTCTATTCCTGAGTCCCTCGTAAAAGCCTTCAAGCCGCCCCACGAGAGACCCTGTATCCTTTCCTATCATTTTCAGATAATATTTCAACTCTTCCACCCTCTGTCTTACTTTACTGTTGTCAGGGTCTGTATCCAGTACACCTTGAAATATCTCAACAGCCTTCATATACCGGCCTGCGTCTATGTATCCATCAGCCTCCCTAAGGAGTGCATCAACCTCTGATGAGGCGGGTTTCCCTGCGGAATCGGTTAAACCATCCAGCATATCATCAAAACTAAAAGCTGAATCATCTGTAATACCCGCAAAAGGCTCCTCTGACTTGACTTCATCAGGCATGGCAAACATGGGTGAATCATCCCCTGCCGTCTCCTGTACCTCTTCAGTAACAATCTCACCGAACTGCCTGTATTCTTCAAAGCCGGCAGCCCCTATCGTCCCGGCAACCTCGATATCTTCAGAAACATCTTCCGATCTTCCGGTATCAGGAACTTCAAATGTCTCCACAGGTTCCGGCTCAACGTAAAAAGGTTGTTCCTCCGGTGATTTCCGGGCCGAACCAGTCAATATTTCAAGGGTCTGCCTTGCCTCATCATCATGGGGATTTATCTCAAGTACCTTTCGAAGGCAAACGGCCGCCTTTTCAGTATCTCCGGCCGAGTTATAGATTTCAGCAAGTTTTTTCTGGGCAAACAGGTTGTCAGGAACTGCTGCAATAACCTTTTCAAACTCTCCTCTGGCCTTCTCTGTCTGACCTCTCTCGAGATATATCTTCCCAAGCGATACCCTTGCCGTCGTGTACGCAGGCTGTTTATGCAGTTCCTCGAGAAGCACTTCAATGGCTTCATCATACATACCTGCCTTACGGTATTCCTCAGCAAGGGGGACAAAGAGTTTAGAGCTGGGATCCTTTTCAAGCCTTGCCTTTAATTTTTCGATATCTTCCAGTGCCATAAAAAATATCCTGTACCCGTTAAACTTCAGGTATAATATTCATTATATTGCCTGATTACAGACGATGTCAACAACAATGATACATCTCTTTACTTTGAATGTCTCAGGTAGTGGTCAAATATTATCTCTGCACAACCCTCTTTGCTCATCAGGGGATAATCAGCAACACCGTCTTTGTCAATAATACTGATCTTGTTTGTATCAGAGTCAAACCCGGCTCCCTCTAAGGTTACATCATTAAATACAATAAAGTCCATCCCCTTTTCCCTGAGTTTTTTCTTTGCTTTTGCAATATTCGGACCGGTCTCGGCAGAGAAACCCACAATAAAAGGCCGTGTCCTCATACCTGATACAGCCTTCACGATATCCGGAGCAGGTCTCAGCCTGAGGGCAAAGGACTCCCCCTTTTCTCTTTTAACAGGCGAATAATCATCCGGCACGAAATCAGCCACTGCTGCAGCCATCACCAGGATATCAACTCCCCCGACATTCTTCTTCACTGCCTCAAGCATCTCATCTGAGGTCTCTACCCTTACCACCTTTGCTCCCATGGGTGGTTCAACGGAGACAGGCCCACTTACGAGTGTAACATCAGCACCACGTTCCATGGCCACCCTGGCAAGGGCATACCCCATCCTGCCTGAGGAACGGTTTGATATGAAACGGACAGGGTCAATATACTCCCTTGTAGGACCTGCAACCACAAGCACCTTAAGCCCGTCAAGGTCTTTTTTGGTCAGACAACCTTTTGCAGCCTCAATTATGCGTCCAACATCTGCCATCCTGCCCACGCCGTATTCACCACAGGCAAGCTCTCCCTCTTCAGGTTCTATCTCATGGAATCCCAAATCCTTGAGGGTTTTGATATTCCTTTGAACAACAGGGTGTTCATACATCCTCCAGTTCATTGCCGGAGCAAATATTACCGGCCCCCTGAATGCAAGCAAGGTGAGAGAAACCATATCATCAGCGATTCCTGATGCAAACTTTCCGATGATATTGGCCGTTGCAGGGGCGACTACAAAGAGGTCGGCGCTTTCAGGCAGGTTTATATGAGCCATGGGCTCTGAGAAAATATCCGTGCAGACCTTGTTTCCCGAGAGACTCTCGAGAGTAAGCGGGGTAATAAACCGTTGTGATGATTCCGTCATCACAACGGTAACTTCAGCTTCTTCCGACCTTAATCTTCTTACAAGCTCTGCGGTCTTGTAAACAGCAATACCACCGGTAACCGCAAGTATGACATGTCTATTCTTCAGGCTCGAAGGCTTCATTCGGTTTTGCGGATCCTTCCACTGCCTCTTTTTCGTGAATATATATCTTCAGGTCCTTTTCAAGCTCGGAAAGGTCTTCTGTTTCAACCTCGCGTTTCTTTTCTTCAATCAGCCTGTGGAAATCAATCTTCTTTGCCTCTTCCCTGGCCTTTAATGCCTCTTCACCGGTAATGAACTCCAGTGCACCCTGAACAGCCTCTTCAATGGCTATAGTGGTTACCTTTTTTGACTTTGAAGGCACCCTTGGTTTACTGCCACCAAATATAAGGTCCTTTGCCCTCTGTGCCGCAATATTTACAAGCCTGAACCTACCA contains:
- the rpoZ gene encoding DNA-directed RNA polymerase subunit omega — protein: MDIISLPVEYDRNKIDGRFRLVNIAAQRAKDLIFGGSKPRVPSKSKKVTTIAIEEAVQGALEFITGEEALKAREEAKKIDFHRLIEEKKREVETEDLSELEKDLKIYIHEKEAVEGSAKPNEAFEPEE
- a CDS encoding roadblock/LC7 domain-containing protein → MNFSEVLKEATDRVDGAVAAMILASDGIPVEEYVVERLLDFSVLSAEASALMKDIETASRDLQLGQAREFLLIADVCGIIMRRITEDYYLALVVKPDGNYGKARYVLRMTVPQIEKEF
- the coaBC gene encoding bifunctional phosphopantothenoylcysteine decarboxylase/phosphopantothenate--cysteine ligase CoaBC; this encodes MKPSSLKNRHVILAVTGGIAVYKTAELVRRLRSEEAEVTVVMTESSQRFITPLTLESLSGNKVCTDIFSEPMAHINLPESADLFVVAPATANIIGKFASGIADDMVSLTLLAFRGPVIFAPAMNWRMYEHPVVQRNIKTLKDLGFHEIEPEEGELACGEYGVGRMADVGRIIEAAKGCLTKKDLDGLKVLVVAGPTREYIDPVRFISNRSSGRMGYALARVAMERGADVTLVSGPVSVEPPMGAKVVRVETSDEMLEAVKKNVGGVDILVMAAAVADFVPDDYSPVKREKGESFALRLRPAPDIVKAVSGMRTRPFIVGFSAETGPNIAKAKKKLREKGMDFIVFNDVTLEGAGFDSDTNKISIIDKDGVADYPLMSKEGCAEIIFDHYLRHSK
- a CDS encoding tetratricopeptide repeat protein; the protein is MALEDIEKLKARLEKDPSSKLFVPLAEEYRKAGMYDEAIEVLLEELHKQPAYTTARVSLGKIYLERGQTEKARGEFEKVIAAVPDNLFAQKKLAEIYNSAGDTEKAAVCLRKVLEINPHDDEARQTLEILTGSARKSPEEQPFYVEPEPVETFEVPDTGRSEDVSEDIEVAGTIGAAGFEEYRQFGEIVTEEVQETAGDDSPMFAMPDEVKSEEPFAGITDDSAFSFDDMLDGLTDSAGKPASSEVDALLREADGYIDAGRYMKAVEIFQGVLDTDPDNSKVRQRVEELKYYLKMIGKDTGSLVGRLEGFYEGLRNRGDEFFGSS